In Streptomyces sp. 71268, the DNA window TGGACGTGACGGCGCTGCGCCGCGCGGTCGCCGACGGCATCGAGCCCGCCGACCCGTTCACCGCGATGATCGCCGGCATGGTGCGCGCCCACGGGCCCCGGGCCACCGGCCTGGCCCGCTGCGTGGAAGGGCTGCGCGCCACGCCCTTCGCTCCCCGGTCCTGGGCCGGCGCCACGCCACCGGTCTTCGTCGCCGGGACGGACGACGTGATGACCCGTGGCATAGAGCAGGTCGCCCGGTCGGTGGACGGGGCGCGACTGGTCTCGGTCCCGGGCGACCACCAGGGGGTTCTCGCCGGGGACGCGTTCCGCCGTACAGTCCTGGAAGTGCTCGCGGGGTGAACGTGGGAGTGGACAGCCGGGGTCGCGGTGCGACCGACCGGCCCGGGGTAGGGAAGCAGCCATGAGTACGACGGAGAAGCGGTCGGGCGGTACGGGGTCGAAGGCCGAGCTGAGCTACGACCTGCTGCGCTCGCGCATCCTCGACGGCACCTACGGGCCCGGCTACCGGCTGGTCCTCAGCCAGCTCGCGCGGGAGGCCGGGGTCAGCACGATCCCGCTGCGCGAGGCGTTGCGCAGGCTCCAGTCCGACGGGCTGGTGGAGGTCGTGCGCAACATCGGCGCCCGGGTGGCGGTCTTCGACGCCACGCAGGTCGAGCACTCGCTCCAGGTCCTGGCCCGCCTGGAGGGGTACGCCACCGCGATCTCCGCCGCCCACATGTCGGCCCCGGACGTGGAGCGGTCCCGGCAGGTCAACGCCCGTATGACCAAGGCGTTGGAGGACTTCGACCCCACCGCCTTCACCGCGCTCAACCGGGAGTTCCACTTCTCCCTCTACGCGCACTGTCCCGACGCGCACCTGGTCGCCCTGCTGGAGGCCGAGTGGGCCCGCCTTGACCACATGCGTCGCTCGACCTTCAGCTACGTCCCCGGGCGGGCCCGGCGCTCCGTCGCGGAGCACGAGCGGATGCTGGAGCTGATCGAGGCGGGCGCGCGGCCCGAGGAGATCGAGCGAGTCGCCTGCGCCCACAAGATCGCCACGGCCGACGCGCTGCGCCAGGCACAGACCGCGCCCTGAGACGCGCCCCGGCCCGGCAGGACCCTACGGCGCCCTGCCGGGCCCGGGGGCGCGCGCTCGCCCGGGGGCGGATAACCGGTAGTGGGCAAGACGTTGGCTTGGCAGGCTTGCGCCATGGACTCGCAGCCCCACGACGTGCCCGGCCTCTCCTGGCTCGGCGACCCGATCGACGCCCGCCCGCTGTTCGCCCCGGAACAGGCCGCGCTGATGGCCACGTTGCGCGGGCTCGCGCCCGCCGACTGGGACCGGGAGGCGGTGCCGGGGTGGACCGTGCGCGATCTCGCCGCGCACGTCCTGGGTGACTTCTACGGGCGCCTCGCCCGCGACCGCGACGGCCACCGGGAGGGGCCCGCCCCCGCGCCGGGCGAGACGTTGGAGACCTTCATCCACCGCGTCAACCGGGAGTGGGTGACCGCCTTCTCGCGGGTGAGCCCCGCAGCGCTCACCGACACCCTCGACCTGATCGGCCCGCAGATCGTGCGCCTCTTCGCCACCAGCGACCCGCACGCACCGTCGCTCGGCGTGTCCTGGGCCGGCGTGGACCCGGCCCCGACGTGGCTGGACAGCGCCCGCGACCTCACCGAGTTCTGGACCCACCGCCAGCAGATCCGCCGCGCCGTCGGCCAGGCCGTGGACCCCGACCCCGCCTCGCTCGCCGTGGTCCTGGACACCTTCCTACGGGCCCTGCCGCACACCCTGCGCGAGGTCGCGGCCCCGGTGGGCACGCAGGTCCGGGTGCGGGTCAACGGCCCCGCCGGGGGCACCTGGACCGCTACGGCCACCGGCCCGCGCTGGTCGCTCGCCGAGCCGGACGCGGGACGCCCCGCCTCGGTCGTACGCCTGGACGCGGACACCGCCTGGCGCCTGTGCGTCCGTGACATCCAACCCGAGGCCGCCCTGGCCCGGGCCGATGTCGAGGGCGACCGCGAGCTGGCCGAAGCGGTCTGCCAGATCGTGTCGATCGTCTACTGACCGCGTCCACGCCCGGTCGCCCCTTCTCACCGTGCTCAGTCGTCCGGAATCCCTGGCGCGCGATCGTATACGATCAGGTATCTCACCTGTTAGGTTGAGTCGCATGTCCACCACCGACTCGACTGCGGGTGCGGTCGGCGCGGCCGAGGCCGCGCGGGAATCCGGGGGCACCGTCGTCACCGTCACCGGCGAGGTCTCGCCGGCCGCGCTCGGCGCGGTCCTCCCCCACGAACACCTTCTGAGCGACTACGCCACGCCGCACGACACGGCGGAGTCCTGGGCGGCCGTCGGGCGCTCCCGTCCCACGGCCGCGAGCTGGCAGCCCTACCAGGCGCCGCTGACGATGGAGTTGCTCGGCGACGTCGGCCTGGGCGCCGCCAACCGGGACAACTGGCGGCTCGACGACGAGGAGTTGGCCACGGCGGAGGCCGCCGCGCTGCGGCGCGCCGGCGGCGGCACCCTGGTGGACGCCACGGCGCCGGGCCTGGGGCGGCGGCCGGCGGCGCTGCGCCGCATCGCCGAGGCGAGCGGCCTGCACCTGGTCATGGGCTCGGGCCGCTACCACCCGGCGTGGCCCGCGGGACCGGCCGACCTGAGCGCCGAGCGCCTGACCGAGGAGATCGTCTGTGATCTCACCGAGGGGGTGCGCGGGGTCCGGGCGGGCGTCATCGGTCACCTGGCCGCGCTCGACCCCACCGCCCCCGCCGAGCGCGCCGTCCTGGTCGCGGCGGCACGGGCGTCGGCGGCCACGGGCGCCGCGATCTCGCTCAGCCGCTCCGCCGACGCCACCACCCAGCAACGGGTGCTCGACGTGCTCGCGGCCGAGGGCGCGGACCTCGCGCGGGTCGCCGTCGGACGCTGCGACGGGCTCGCGCCGCGCCCGGACGACCTCGAACCCCTGCTGGAACGCGGGGTGTTCGCGCAGTTCGACCAGCTCGGCCGGCTGCCGTCG includes these proteins:
- a CDS encoding GntR family transcriptional regulator, with the translated sequence MSTTEKRSGGTGSKAELSYDLLRSRILDGTYGPGYRLVLSQLAREAGVSTIPLREALRRLQSDGLVEVVRNIGARVAVFDATQVEHSLQVLARLEGYATAISAAHMSAPDVERSRQVNARMTKALEDFDPTAFTALNREFHFSLYAHCPDAHLVALLEAEWARLDHMRRSTFSYVPGRARRSVAEHERMLELIEAGARPEEIERVACAHKIATADALRQAQTAP
- a CDS encoding maleylpyruvate isomerase family mycothiol-dependent enzyme, whose product is MDSQPHDVPGLSWLGDPIDARPLFAPEQAALMATLRGLAPADWDREAVPGWTVRDLAAHVLGDFYGRLARDRDGHREGPAPAPGETLETFIHRVNREWVTAFSRVSPAALTDTLDLIGPQIVRLFATSDPHAPSLGVSWAGVDPAPTWLDSARDLTEFWTHRQQIRRAVGQAVDPDPASLAVVLDTFLRALPHTLREVAAPVGTQVRVRVNGPAGGTWTATATGPRWSLAEPDAGRPASVVRLDADTAWRLCVRDIQPEAALARADVEGDRELAEAVCQIVSIVY
- a CDS encoding phosphotriesterase is translated as MSTTDSTAGAVGAAEAARESGGTVVTVTGEVSPAALGAVLPHEHLLSDYATPHDTAESWAAVGRSRPTAASWQPYQAPLTMELLGDVGLGAANRDNWRLDDEELATAEAAALRRAGGGTLVDATAPGLGRRPAALRRIAEASGLHLVMGSGRYHPAWPAGPADLSAERLTEEIVCDLTEGVRGVRAGVIGHLAALDPTAPAERAVLVAAARASAATGAAISLSRSADATTQQRVLDVLAAEGADLARVAVGRCDGLAPRPDDLEPLLERGVFAQFDQLGRLPSVHSVSDDQDVAAAVLELARRGHAERVLLSQDVSTKAQLLAYGGGGYGFVLTQFVPYLRMLGADDALVTTLTVDNPRRLLTLTHRRAAS